The DNA window AAGGCTGCCGCTCATAGAAGCAAGGATTTCACTTTTGGTCATGGAATTGAGATAAGGACGGATCATTACCTGAGCCTCTACCTGACCTACAAATGCACTGGCCACATTACTCAGCGCTTCTGCACCACTTACCCGCATCACCACATTCATTGCTCTGGCGATGACCGCTACTATTCGCTGCATAATGCCAAAATGATAAAGTACGGCCACCAGTACACATACCAGGATAATTGTGGCAGTCACGTTAAAGGCAAATACAAATCCACCGCTGGCGTAGTCGGCAAAGGTACCAGTAGGAGGCTGGGATACGCCTATTCCACCATAAACAAAGGACGCACCCTGACGTGCAAACGCTTCCAGTTTACCCATAGCGTGGCCTACTTGTTGAAAAAACCAGGTAATAGGGGGTACTTTGAATACCAGCAGCGCAATCAGCACCTGTAATGTAATACCACTCAAAACCAGCCGGTAGTTAATTTTACTCCTGTTGTTGGAAAACAAAAAGGCAATACCCAGAATAAGGAGGATGCCTATTAAGCCCTGAAAGCGTTCCATAAATGTTAATAAATTGTAAAATATTCCCAATTAAGGCGACGAAGATAAGTTTTTTTGTGATTTCTGGACTTTTTGCGGGAGAAATAGAAAATACTTTTATAATTATCAAACTAATTGCTTGTAAAACAACTGTTTAGACTATTACCTATCTGATTGCATTTCGTCTGATTATCTCCTGGAATCTTCAGCTATACAAACTTTCTTTTAGTCCCTAGTAGAAAACCATCCAATAAACTCCCACAATTATAGCCCAGGGCTTCAGCCCTGGGAAAAAATATGTTGCAAAAAATCGCAGGAGATGTATTTTTATGAATTGCAATCGAATTAAATAAGTAATGAGCCGTTTACAGTACCTGGTTATTTCCACGATTTCCCTGGCAATCTTAGCCTGCGGACATACTCAAAAACAACATTCATTAAGCAAACATGAGCAGGATTCTCTGGCGATGCGGAAGCAGTATGCCAGCTCACCTGTACTGGACGGGAAAGCAGCCATAGCAGCCATGCAGGTGGACAGCGGCCTGGAAGTACAGCTGGTGGCTGAAGAACCGATGGTGGTAGCACCGGTGAATGCGGTATTTGATGAGCGTGGAAGGATGTGGGTCGTGGAGATGACTGGTTTTATGCCTGACACCAGTGGGACAGGAGAAGAAAAACCGGATGGCAAAATCGTTATCCTCGAAGATACTACCGGCGATGGAGTGATGGACCGGCGTACGGTATTCCTCGATTCGCTCGTATTGCCGCGGGCGGTGTGTCTGGTGGAGAACGGAGTATTGGTGGCCACACCGCCGCAACTGTGGTTTATTGAGAACAATAACGATAAACCCGGCAAGCGGATACTGGTAGACGACCAGTATGCTGCTGGTGGTAATGTAGAACATCAGCCCAATGGCCTTTTGAGAGCTATGGACAACTGGATCTACAACGCCAAGTCAGACAGGCGTTATCGTAAGGTGGGCAACAAATGGTTGAAAGAAACTACCACTTTCCGTGGTCAATGGGGTATTACTCAGGATGACAAAGGCCGTCTATACTATAACAATAATTCTGAGAATCTGTTGGGAGATTATTTTCCACCCGGACTGGGAGGCAAAAATCCACATCAGCAGAATGCGGCCGGCTATGATCAGCGGATTGTGCGGGATAATCATGTGTATCCTGTCCACCCTACGCCAGGTGTGAACCGGGGCTATATGAAGGGTGTACTCGACGACAGTCTGCGGCTGGTAGAGTTTACCGCAGCCTGTGGGCCGGTAATATACCGTGGTGGCCTGTTTCCGGCTGAGTATATTGGTAATGCTTTTGTGGCAGAACCTGCGGCCAATCTGATCAAACGGAATATACTGAATGATAGCAGTTACATCGTAAAAGGAAAACAGGCCTATAGTGGTAAGGAGTTCCTGGCCAGCACAGATGAGCGTTTCCGGCCAACAGGATTGTACAATGGACCTGATGGTGCTTTATATATTACGGATATGTACAGGGGGATTCTGCAGCATAAGACTTATATCACTACATATCTTAAGAATGAGATCAAAATGAGAGAGCTGACTCAACCGCTCAACTGTGGCCGTATCTATCGCATTGTGCCCAAAGGACAACGTCCGGAGAAGACATTGATGACGCCGGAGCAGTTGTTTAGTATGTTGGGCAATGCCAACGGAGCTTTGAGAGACAAGGCTCAGCAGCTGATCATAGACCATAATATGATGCAACTGGTGCCTGAGCTGCGTGCTGCTTTGAAAGACAGCCATGCACCTCTTAAACAGGTACATTCACTCTGGGCGCTGGAAGGACTGCATGCATTGACTTATGCTGATATTACTGGCGTGTTGCAACAGGGGAATGATCCGCTTAGCGTACAGGCCCTGGCAGCATTACCGGCAGTATTGAATGCAGCTGTAGCCAAACCTGTTGCCACCACGCTGGATAGCCTGGCAGATAAACCGTTTTTTACGCCATATGTAGCCTATCTGTTGCCGGCTTTGAATAAGGCCGATAAAGCTGCTGCCACAAAGTTGGAAGCGAAACTCATAAAAAACTATGCACAGGATCGTTATGTGTCTGCTGCATTGATCAATAATGCTACCAATAGGGAAGCAGCACTCCTGAAACAACTGGTTGCCACTAATCCGGATACGGCACTGGCGCTGAATAAACAGCTGAATGTTGTGCTGAAAAGTATAGACAATGCTGCCAACGTAAAAAAAATGGACGCACTGGGCAAAACCTATCCCCACGGATACCGGATCTTTAATACCGTGTGCCAGACCTGCCATGGTAAAAACGGGAATGGGATCGCGGCGATGGCACCTCCGTTAAACGAAAGCAATTGGGTAAATGGTAACAAAAACACCCTGGCTGCTATTGTATTATACGGCCTTACAGGTCCGGTGGAAGTGCATGGGAAACTGTACAAGGCACCGGAAATAAATGGAGATATGCCTGGCATCGGCGGTAGCGATGAATTCAGCGATAGCGATATCGCCGAACTGCTCACATTTTTGCGCAGTGCCTGGAACAACAAGGCCGGAAAAGTGACGACAGAGGATATCCGGAATACACGCAAACAGTATAATGGCCGACAAAAACCCTTTACTGCCGGAGAATTAAGCAAATAGTGCGCGGATATCAATAAAAGGTCTATCTTTGCTACTCATAATTATTACAATTGAGTAAGGCAACAAACATATTATCCTGCTGTAGTAACTCTGGTACATGCCAACGTACCTGCGGGTTCCTGTTGCCTTTTTTATCCTGTCCCAAAGACTTCAACAATTAAGCCCGGGCAACTTATAGCATCGTAACAGTTGTACCCGGGGGGATGATACCTGTATGCTTTGTACAAGTAGTATAATCCATTTGCATTTTCCAAAACAATCTTATAAAAACAGTTTTATGAATCATCGGATAGCACGATGGGCAGTTTATCTTTTATGCCTGTTGCTGGATGGATGCGTGGCGGCTAGCCTTTATCGCGGTTATTTAACGGGATGGATCTTATTACCATTAGCTGTCGGCCTTAGTGTACTTACGCTGTACGACCGCTTGCAGGGCAAGCATGCCCTGTTGCGTAACTACCCACTGCTGGGACGGTTACGTTACCTGCTGGAGCAGATCAGGCCGGAAATGCGTCAGTATTTTTTTGAGTCTGATACAGATGGAAGACCGTTCAACCGCCGTCAGCGTGCGGTAGTTTATCAACGTGCCAAAGATGTAAAACAGACCGTTGCTTTTGGTGCATTGGAAAACATGTATGAGCCAGGTTATGAGTGGGCCGCGCACACTGCTTTTCCTAAGAAAGTGAAGCCGGAAGCATTAAGGGTAACAATTGGCAATGAACAATGTACACAACCTTATAATGCAAGTTTACTCAATATCAGCGCAATGAGTTACGGCGCATTGAGTAAAACAGCCATCCTTTCCCTTAACGGGGGCGCGCAGATTGGCGGTTTCGCCCACAATACGGGAGAAGGTGGTGTAAGTCCGTATCACCTGCAACATGGTGGTGACCTGATCTGGCAGATCGGTACAGGTTATTTTGGTTGCCGTGATGAGCAGGGAAACTTCTCACCAGAGGTATATACTGCAACAGTGGCAGCCCCTTCTGTAAAAATGGTTGAGCTGAAACTGAGCCAGGGTGCAAAACCTGGTAAAGGGGGGGTATTACCCGCAGCGAAAAATACACCTGAAATTGCAGCCATCCGTAAGGTAAAACCAGGCGTGAGCGTGCTTTCACCTGCTGCACATACTGCTTTTGGCAACGAATATGAAATGCTGGCGTTTGTGAAGCAGCTGAGAGAACTGTCTGGTGGTAAACCGGTAGGCTTCAAATTGTGCGTTGGCCGTAAAGATGAATTTGAACGTATCTGCATCGCGATGACCAACACCCGTATCTACCCCGACTTTATTACGGTAGATGGTGCGGAAGGTGGTACAGGTGCTGCTCCGCTGGAATTCACTGACAGCATCGGTATGCCCTTATATGACGCATTGGCACTGGTAGTGAATATGCTGAAGAAGCACGAACTGAAACAACATATCCGTATCATGGCCAGTGGTAAAATCATCACCGGTTTTGATATCATGAAAGTGTTGGCATTAGGTGCGGATGCATGCTATAGCGCCAGAGGTATGATGCTCGCATTGGGTTGTATTCAGGCCCTGCAGTGCGACAGTGGCAGCTGCCCGGTGGGAGTAGCTACTCAGGATCCAACCCTCTATCAGGGTGTGAATGTAACAGATAAACGCGAACGTGTGGCTAATTTCCACCGTAACACGATATATGCATTGGCAGAACTGATGGGCGCCTGCGGTTTCGAAGCAGCAGACAAAGTAAATCCTGCAGCCCTTTACAGAAGAGTAACCAGAACGGACATACGATCATATGAAGAAATATATGCACCGGACAGCAGCCGTTCTGCTGGAGCGGCGCTTTATCCGGGGCCATCTGTTAACAATTGATAAAACCCTGTTTTCATGAAAAAGAAACAGATTATTGTATCCCAACATGATTACGAAATTTTAAAAACCCTTTGTTACCACGCTCCTGGCACTGATAAGCTGAAGGAGGAGTTGGAAAGGGCTGTTATCAGAAAAACAAAAGTGCCGGATGATGTGGTACAGGTAAATTCCACGCTGCAGTTCAAAGATGAGCGCAGCGGTGCTGTACGGGAAGTACAGCTGGTATTGCCTGCTGCCAGCAACATCCAGCTGGGTAAACTGTCTATCCTGTCACCTATAGGTACCGCCCTGCTGGGCTACAGTGCCGGTGATACCATTGATTGGGAAGTGCCTGCGGGCAAAACCCAACTGCATATCCTGCGGGTAGTCAATGAAGGATAGTCCAATAAAGGCTATAATGTTAGCGATCAAATATGTATCAAGCAAAAAAAGCCCCGG is part of the Chitinophaga flava genome and encodes:
- a CDS encoding FMN-binding glutamate synthase family protein, whose amino-acid sequence is MNHRIARWAVYLLCLLLDGCVAASLYRGYLTGWILLPLAVGLSVLTLYDRLQGKHALLRNYPLLGRLRYLLEQIRPEMRQYFFESDTDGRPFNRRQRAVVYQRAKDVKQTVAFGALENMYEPGYEWAAHTAFPKKVKPEALRVTIGNEQCTQPYNASLLNISAMSYGALSKTAILSLNGGAQIGGFAHNTGEGGVSPYHLQHGGDLIWQIGTGYFGCRDEQGNFSPEVYTATVAAPSVKMVELKLSQGAKPGKGGVLPAAKNTPEIAAIRKVKPGVSVLSPAAHTAFGNEYEMLAFVKQLRELSGGKPVGFKLCVGRKDEFERICIAMTNTRIYPDFITVDGAEGGTGAAPLEFTDSIGMPLYDALALVVNMLKKHELKQHIRIMASGKIITGFDIMKVLALGADACYSARGMMLALGCIQALQCDSGSCPVGVATQDPTLYQGVNVTDKRERVANFHRNTIYALAELMGACGFEAADKVNPAALYRRVTRTDIRSYEEIYAPDSSRSAGAALYPGPSVNN
- a CDS encoding GreA/GreB family elongation factor, which produces MKKKQIIVSQHDYEILKTLCYHAPGTDKLKEELERAVIRKTKVPDDVVQVNSTLQFKDERSGAVREVQLVLPAASNIQLGKLSILSPIGTALLGYSAGDTIDWEVPAGKTQLHILRVVNEG
- a CDS encoding DUF7133 domain-containing protein — protein: MSRLQYLVISTISLAILACGHTQKQHSLSKHEQDSLAMRKQYASSPVLDGKAAIAAMQVDSGLEVQLVAEEPMVVAPVNAVFDERGRMWVVEMTGFMPDTSGTGEEKPDGKIVILEDTTGDGVMDRRTVFLDSLVLPRAVCLVENGVLVATPPQLWFIENNNDKPGKRILVDDQYAAGGNVEHQPNGLLRAMDNWIYNAKSDRRYRKVGNKWLKETTTFRGQWGITQDDKGRLYYNNNSENLLGDYFPPGLGGKNPHQQNAAGYDQRIVRDNHVYPVHPTPGVNRGYMKGVLDDSLRLVEFTAACGPVIYRGGLFPAEYIGNAFVAEPAANLIKRNILNDSSYIVKGKQAYSGKEFLASTDERFRPTGLYNGPDGALYITDMYRGILQHKTYITTYLKNEIKMRELTQPLNCGRIYRIVPKGQRPEKTLMTPEQLFSMLGNANGALRDKAQQLIIDHNMMQLVPELRAALKDSHAPLKQVHSLWALEGLHALTYADITGVLQQGNDPLSVQALAALPAVLNAAVAKPVATTLDSLADKPFFTPYVAYLLPALNKADKAAATKLEAKLIKNYAQDRYVSAALINNATNREAALLKQLVATNPDTALALNKQLNVVLKSIDNAANVKKMDALGKTYPHGYRIFNTVCQTCHGKNGNGIAAMAPPLNESNWVNGNKNTLAAIVLYGLTGPVEVHGKLYKAPEINGDMPGIGGSDEFSDSDIAELLTFLRSAWNNKAGKVTTEDIRNTRKQYNGRQKPFTAGELSK